Proteins encoded together in one Capricornis sumatraensis isolate serow.1 chromosome 3, serow.2, whole genome shotgun sequence window:
- the NR4A2 gene encoding nuclear receptor subfamily 4 group A member 2 isoform X1 produces MPCVQAQYGSSPQGASPASQSYSYHSSGEYSSDFLTPEFVKFSMDLTNTEITATTSLPSFSTFMDNYSTGYDVKPPCLYQMPLSGQQSSIKVEDIQMHNYQQHSHLPPQSEEMMPHSGSVYYKPSSPPTPTTPGFQVQHSPMWDDPGSLHNFHQNYVATTHMIEQRKTPVSRLSLFSFKQSPPGTPVSSCQMRFDGPLHVPMNPEPAGSHHVVDGQTFAVPNPIRKPASMGFPGLQIGHASQLLDTQVPSPPSRGSPSNEGLCAVCGDNAACQHYGVRTCEGCKGFFKRTVQKNAKYVCLANKNCPVDKRRRNRCQYCRFQKCLAVGMVKEVVRTDSLKGRRGRLPSKPKSPQEPSPPSPPVSLISALVRAHVDSNPAMTSLDYSRFQANPDYQMSGDDTQHIQQFYDLLTGSMEIIRGWAEKIPGFADLPKADQDLLFESAFLELFVLRLAYRSNPVEGKLIFCNGVVLHRLQCVRGFGEWIDSIVEFSSNLQNMNIDISAFSCIAALAMVTERHGLKEPKRVEELQNKIVNCLKDHVTFNNGGLNRPNYLSKLLGKLPELRTLCTQGLQRIFYLKLEDLVPPPAIIDKLFLDTLPF; encoded by the exons ATGCCTTGTGTTCAGGCGCAGTATGGGTCCTCGCCTCAAGGAGCCAGCCCCGCTTCTCAGAGCTACAGTTACCACTCTTCGGGAGAATACAGCTCCGATTTCTTAACTCCAGAGTTTGTCAAGTTTAGCATGGACCTCACCAACACTGAAATCACTGCCACCACTTCTCTCCCCAGCTTCAGTACCTTTATGGACAACTACAGCACAGGCTACGACGTCAAGCCACCTTGCTTGTACCAAATGCCCCTGTCCGGACAGCAGTCCTCCATTAAGGTAGAAGACATTCAGATGCACAACTACCAGCAACACAGCCACCTGCCCCCCCAGTCCGAGGAGATGATGCCGCACTCCGGGTCCGTTTACTACAAGCCCTCCTCGCCCCCGACGCCCACCACCCCGGGCTTCCAGGTGCAGCACAGCCCCATGTGGGACGACCCAGGCTCCCTCCACAACTTCCACCAGAACTACGTGGCCACCACCCACATGATTGAACAGAGGAAAACGCCGGTCTCCcgcctctccctcttctcctttaagCAGTCACCCCCCGGCACCCCCGTGTCTAGCTGCCAGATGCGCTTCGATGGGCCCCTGCACGTCCCCATGAACCCGGAGCCAGCGGGCAGCCACCACGTGGTGGACGGGCAGACCTTCGCCGTGCCCAACCCCATCCGAAAGCCCgcatccatgggcttccctggcctgCAGATCGGCCACGCGTCGCAGCTGCTCGATACGCAGGTGCCCTCCCCGCCGTCGCGGGGCTCCCCGTCCAACGAAGGGCTGTGCGCTGTGTGTGGCGACAACGCGGCCTGCCAGCACTACGGCGTGCGCACCTGTGAAGGCTGCAAAGGGTTCTTTAAG CGCACGGTGCAAAAAAACGCGAAATACGTGTgtttagcaaataaaaactgCCCAGTGGACAAGCGGCGCAGGAATCGCTGTCAGTACTGCCGGTTTCAGAAGTGCCTGGCTGTTGGGATGGTCAAAGAAG TGGTTCGCACCGACAGTTTAAAAGGCCGGAGAGGTCGTTTACCTTCCAAACCGAAGAGCCCCCAGGAGCCCTCTCCCCCTTCGCCCCCGGTGAGTCTGATCAGTGCCCTCGTCAGGGCCCATGTCGACTCCAACCCGGCTATGACCAGCCTGGACTATTCCAGG TTCCAGGCGAACCCTGACTATCAGATGAGTGGAGATGACACCCAGCATATCCAGCAATTCTATGATCTCCTGACTGGCTCCATGGAGATCATCAGGGGCTGGGCAGAGAAGATCCCGGGCTTCGCTGACCTGCCCAAAGCCGACCAAGACCTGCTTTTTGAATCGGCTTTCTTAGAACTATTTGTGCTGCGATTAGCCTACAG GTCCAACCCAGTGGAGGGTAAACTCATCTTTTGCAATGGGGTGGTCTTGCACAGGTTGCAATGTGTTCGTGGCTTTGGGGAATGGATTGATTCCATTGTTGAATTCTCCTCCAACTTGCAGAATATGAACATCGACATTTCTgccttctcctgcattgctgccCTGGCTATGGTCACAG AGAGACACGGTCTCAAGGAACCCAAGAGAGTGGAGGAGCTGCAAAACAAGATTGTAAATTGTCTCAAAGACCATGTGACTTTCAATAATGGGGGCTTGAACCGCCCCAACTATTTGTCCAAACTGTTGGGGAAGCTCCCAGAACTCCGTACACTTTGCACACAGGGGCTACAGCGCATTTTCTACCTGAAACTGGAAGATTTGGTACCACCACCAGCAATAATTGACAAGCTTTTCCTGGACACTTTACCTTTCTAA
- the NR4A2 gene encoding nuclear receptor subfamily 4 group A member 2 isoform X2, whose amino-acid sequence MDNYSTGYDVKPPCLYQMPLSGQQSSIKVEDIQMHNYQQHSHLPPQSEEMMPHSGSVYYKPSSPPTPTTPGFQVQHSPMWDDPGSLHNFHQNYVATTHMIEQRKTPVSRLSLFSFKQSPPGTPVSSCQMRFDGPLHVPMNPEPAGSHHVVDGQTFAVPNPIRKPASMGFPGLQIGHASQLLDTQVPSPPSRGSPSNEGLCAVCGDNAACQHYGVRTCEGCKGFFKRTVQKNAKYVCLANKNCPVDKRRRNRCQYCRFQKCLAVGMVKEVVRTDSLKGRRGRLPSKPKSPQEPSPPSPPVSLISALVRAHVDSNPAMTSLDYSRFQANPDYQMSGDDTQHIQQFYDLLTGSMEIIRGWAEKIPGFADLPKADQDLLFESAFLELFVLRLAYRSNPVEGKLIFCNGVVLHRLQCVRGFGEWIDSIVEFSSNLQNMNIDISAFSCIAALAMVTERHGLKEPKRVEELQNKIVNCLKDHVTFNNGGLNRPNYLSKLLGKLPELRTLCTQGLQRIFYLKLEDLVPPPAIIDKLFLDTLPF is encoded by the exons ATGGACAACTACAGCACAGGCTACGACGTCAAGCCACCTTGCTTGTACCAAATGCCCCTGTCCGGACAGCAGTCCTCCATTAAGGTAGAAGACATTCAGATGCACAACTACCAGCAACACAGCCACCTGCCCCCCCAGTCCGAGGAGATGATGCCGCACTCCGGGTCCGTTTACTACAAGCCCTCCTCGCCCCCGACGCCCACCACCCCGGGCTTCCAGGTGCAGCACAGCCCCATGTGGGACGACCCAGGCTCCCTCCACAACTTCCACCAGAACTACGTGGCCACCACCCACATGATTGAACAGAGGAAAACGCCGGTCTCCcgcctctccctcttctcctttaagCAGTCACCCCCCGGCACCCCCGTGTCTAGCTGCCAGATGCGCTTCGATGGGCCCCTGCACGTCCCCATGAACCCGGAGCCAGCGGGCAGCCACCACGTGGTGGACGGGCAGACCTTCGCCGTGCCCAACCCCATCCGAAAGCCCgcatccatgggcttccctggcctgCAGATCGGCCACGCGTCGCAGCTGCTCGATACGCAGGTGCCCTCCCCGCCGTCGCGGGGCTCCCCGTCCAACGAAGGGCTGTGCGCTGTGTGTGGCGACAACGCGGCCTGCCAGCACTACGGCGTGCGCACCTGTGAAGGCTGCAAAGGGTTCTTTAAG CGCACGGTGCAAAAAAACGCGAAATACGTGTgtttagcaaataaaaactgCCCAGTGGACAAGCGGCGCAGGAATCGCTGTCAGTACTGCCGGTTTCAGAAGTGCCTGGCTGTTGGGATGGTCAAAGAAG TGGTTCGCACCGACAGTTTAAAAGGCCGGAGAGGTCGTTTACCTTCCAAACCGAAGAGCCCCCAGGAGCCCTCTCCCCCTTCGCCCCCGGTGAGTCTGATCAGTGCCCTCGTCAGGGCCCATGTCGACTCCAACCCGGCTATGACCAGCCTGGACTATTCCAGG TTCCAGGCGAACCCTGACTATCAGATGAGTGGAGATGACACCCAGCATATCCAGCAATTCTATGATCTCCTGACTGGCTCCATGGAGATCATCAGGGGCTGGGCAGAGAAGATCCCGGGCTTCGCTGACCTGCCCAAAGCCGACCAAGACCTGCTTTTTGAATCGGCTTTCTTAGAACTATTTGTGCTGCGATTAGCCTACAG GTCCAACCCAGTGGAGGGTAAACTCATCTTTTGCAATGGGGTGGTCTTGCACAGGTTGCAATGTGTTCGTGGCTTTGGGGAATGGATTGATTCCATTGTTGAATTCTCCTCCAACTTGCAGAATATGAACATCGACATTTCTgccttctcctgcattgctgccCTGGCTATGGTCACAG AGAGACACGGTCTCAAGGAACCCAAGAGAGTGGAGGAGCTGCAAAACAAGATTGTAAATTGTCTCAAAGACCATGTGACTTTCAATAATGGGGGCTTGAACCGCCCCAACTATTTGTCCAAACTGTTGGGGAAGCTCCCAGAACTCCGTACACTTTGCACACAGGGGCTACAGCGCATTTTCTACCTGAAACTGGAAGATTTGGTACCACCACCAGCAATAATTGACAAGCTTTTCCTGGACACTTTACCTTTCTAA